One window of Cohnella hashimotonis genomic DNA carries:
- a CDS encoding Ger(x)C family spore germination protein: MLGYARALGWIAILFVLGGCWDMVEVSRSSLITGVALEPGQERDVRVTIEVLNAAESMSAENGRGDAPAKLYTAEADTLSEAVNRMNEQFDRMLIGSHMQVIVVDERLARQGLNRFMDFFVRSRYVREDVNLIISKKNAASELLRIPYPGGMNAALAIQSQIYNLNRIWGGASKSRMIDYTIATQTPGRELLLAGVSVEGPVSQNIDSVKTLEPKSSIRLTDTAVFKGDKLIGFLPSADMNIVLLANDNLEQTTVSVPMPQGKAFAGVRLIRLHASKSVRMLHGKPKMTLNVQGVGFIVSLGAGLPIDQAAGYLELERLTEDYVRKRIEATVEKVQTEYGSDIFGFGEWMYRHRFGEFKRISASWNELFAKGELSVDVDIQLERSELKTKNHADIQ, translated from the coding sequence ATGCTTGGATACGCACGCGCCTTGGGATGGATCGCTATCCTGTTCGTGCTTGGCGGCTGCTGGGACATGGTAGAGGTGAGCCGCTCTTCCCTGATCACCGGCGTCGCCCTCGAACCCGGACAGGAACGCGACGTTCGAGTAACGATCGAGGTGCTGAACGCGGCGGAATCCATGAGCGCGGAAAACGGAAGAGGCGATGCGCCCGCGAAGCTATACACGGCCGAGGCGGATACGCTTTCCGAAGCCGTCAACCGGATGAACGAGCAGTTCGACAGAATGCTGATCGGATCGCATATGCAGGTCATCGTGGTCGACGAGCGGCTTGCGCGCCAAGGACTAAACCGCTTTATGGATTTTTTCGTGCGTTCCCGTTACGTTCGGGAAGACGTCAATCTCATTATTTCCAAAAAGAACGCGGCGTCGGAATTGCTTCGGATTCCCTACCCCGGCGGCATGAACGCCGCTCTCGCCATTCAGTCGCAAATTTATAATCTCAATCGAATCTGGGGTGGCGCAAGCAAAAGCCGGATGATCGACTATACGATTGCGACCCAGACGCCTGGCCGCGAATTATTGCTAGCCGGGGTATCGGTCGAGGGTCCCGTCAGCCAGAACATTGACAGCGTTAAAACGCTCGAGCCGAAATCGTCCATTCGCTTGACGGATACGGCCGTCTTTAAAGGCGATAAGCTCATCGGCTTCCTGCCGTCCGCCGATATGAATATCGTGCTCCTTGCCAACGATAACCTGGAGCAGACGACGGTGTCCGTACCGATGCCGCAAGGCAAAGCGTTTGCGGGGGTCCGGCTCATACGGCTCCACGCCTCCAAGTCAGTCCGGATGCTCCACGGAAAGCCGAAAATGACGTTGAACGTGCAAGGCGTCGGATTCATCGTAAGCCTGGGCGCCGGCCTGCCGATCGACCAAGCAGCCGGTTACCTGGAGCTCGAGCGGTTGACCGAGGATTATGTCAGAAAACGGATTGAAGCCACCGTCGAAAAAGTCCAGACTGAGTATGGATCGGATATATTCGGTTTCGGAGAATGGATGTACCGGCACCGTTTCGGCGAATTCAAGCGGATCTCCGCAAGCTGGAACGAGCTGTTCGCGAAGGGAGAGCTGTCGGTCGACGTCGATATCCAGCTCGAGCGGTCCGAATTGAAAACCAAAAATCATGCCGACATCCAGTAA
- a CDS encoding sigma-70 family RNA polymerase sigma factor, whose translation MEEGAQVPELFQRLFRDHYPGVARKLYALTGDRAVAEDLAQEVFLRLYRQPPDRLEACGAWLHRVLTRVGYDYLRQRASGKALLEKETARVAAWSEGAAPSVESEVIREWEIDVVRRVLHKLSDRDRTALLLREEGYSYEEIAHRIGVNPKIVGTLLARAEERLKKKYGKEEAPSDESRGQKERRETGL comes from the coding sequence ATGGAGGAAGGCGCGCAAGTACCCGAGCTGTTCCAACGCTTGTTCCGGGATCACTATCCCGGCGTGGCGCGAAAGCTCTACGCATTGACCGGCGATCGCGCGGTAGCGGAGGATCTCGCCCAGGAAGTGTTCCTCAGGCTCTACCGTCAGCCGCCCGACCGATTGGAAGCCTGCGGCGCCTGGCTGCACCGGGTGCTGACCCGGGTGGGTTACGACTATTTGAGACAGCGCGCGTCGGGCAAGGCGTTGTTGGAAAAAGAGACCGCTCGCGTAGCGGCGTGGTCTGAAGGCGCCGCTCCTTCGGTGGAGTCGGAAGTCATCCGGGAATGGGAGATCGATGTCGTCCGCCGGGTGCTGCACAAGCTCTCGGACCGGGATCGGACCGCCCTGCTGCTGCGGGAAGAAGGATACAGCTACGAAGAAATCGCCCATCGGATCGGGGTTAATCCGAAGATCGTCGGCACGCTGCTGGCCCGGGCGGAAGAACGATTGAAGAAGAAATACGGTAAGGAGGAGGCTCCAAGCGATGAATCACGAGGACAAAAGGAACGGCGGGAAACCGGACTTTGA
- a CDS encoding ABC transporter ATP-binding protein, with protein MMMIDTADLTKTYEGRGGCRGVTLQVPEGCIFGLLGPNGAGKSTFVKMLAGLHRPDSGQAVMLGQPLGQPEARRKLGYLPELFRFQEWLTPTEVLRFHGQLGGLRPRDTRSPAFRSRVRDTLELVGLADAADRRVGGFSKGMQQRLGLAAALLLDPELVILDEPASALDPVGRHEIRNLLKRLRANGVTVFLNTHLLEDVEALCDQAAFLYGGELLASGPLRELLGGAGDGGVNWRFKVGGWLPDTLAALGEAAGEPLVSPLRLVETDANGNAVLSARVSDREQAGYLCALFIRSGLTLYESGPESNSLEDWFIRMAASRQGGDLQ; from the coding sequence ATGATGATGATCGATACGGCGGACTTGACCAAAACGTACGAAGGCCGCGGCGGATGCCGCGGCGTCACCTTGCAGGTGCCGGAGGGCTGCATTTTCGGCCTGCTGGGACCGAATGGCGCCGGCAAGAGCACGTTCGTTAAAATGCTCGCCGGCCTTCACCGCCCCGATTCTGGGCAGGCCGTCATGCTGGGTCAACCGCTCGGTCAGCCGGAGGCACGGCGCAAGCTCGGGTATTTGCCCGAGCTGTTTCGCTTTCAGGAGTGGCTCACGCCGACGGAGGTGCTCCGCTTCCACGGCCAGCTAGGCGGGCTGCGACCGCGGGACACGCGCTCGCCCGCCTTTCGCAGCCGGGTCCGGGATACGCTGGAGCTGGTCGGCTTGGCGGATGCTGCTGACCGGAGGGTCGGCGGCTTTTCCAAGGGCATGCAGCAGCGACTGGGCCTCGCGGCGGCGCTGCTCCTCGATCCCGAGCTGGTGATTCTGGACGAACCCGCTTCGGCCCTCGATCCGGTCGGCAGGCACGAGATCCGAAACCTGCTGAAGCGGCTTCGGGCCAATGGCGTGACGGTATTTCTCAACACGCATCTGCTGGAGGACGTCGAAGCGCTATGCGACCAAGCGGCCTTCCTGTACGGGGGCGAGCTGCTGGCTTCGGGCCCGCTCCGCGAGCTGCTCGGCGGTGCCGGCGACGGCGGCGTCAACTGGCGATTCAAAGTCGGCGGCTGGCTGCCCGACACGCTCGCGGCGCTTGGCGAAGCCGCAGGCGAACCCTTGGTCTCCCCGCTGCGGCTCGTCGAAACCGATGCGAACGGCAACGCCGTCTTGTCCGCGCGCGTGTCCGATCGGGAGCAGGCAGGCTACCTGTGCGCGCTGTTCATCCGTAGCGGCCTGACGCTGTACGAATCCGGTCCAGAGTCGAACAGCCTCGAGGATTGGTTCATCCGGATGGCAGCTTCCCGTCAAGGAGGCGACTTGCAATGA
- a CDS encoding ABC transporter permease subunit, producing MTMYISATFKELTRKRVFLVTLILTVLFLLLFGFGLREVAGMTEEEPNHAAKQLMDSMVFMVLGLFFAQFLASFFVLFSSMGTVTGEQENGLLLAVAARPLPRWKLYLAKWLGHAVWIAAYSAVLFVAMVWIVHGATGLHLFVEDWLRGFALFIWMPLLLLTLSMLGSVYLPMLGNGICSALLYGLALFSGLIEGISSEGGTLLGMEKFTLLTGLIVPTDSVYRRSLYELLGGSDWAGLTSTYLGPFSIPTVPSNAFLFYTVVYAAVLLLLGCRAFSRKDL from the coding sequence ATGACGATGTACATCTCGGCAACCTTCAAGGAGCTGACGCGCAAGCGAGTGTTCCTGGTCACGCTTATTTTAACGGTTCTCTTTCTTCTTCTGTTCGGCTTCGGGCTCAGGGAAGTGGCTGGCATGACGGAGGAGGAGCCGAACCATGCCGCCAAGCAGTTGATGGACAGCATGGTTTTCATGGTGCTCGGGCTCTTTTTCGCGCAATTTCTGGCTTCCTTTTTCGTGCTTTTTTCGTCGATGGGGACCGTCACGGGCGAGCAAGAGAACGGTCTGCTGCTCGCTGTCGCCGCCCGGCCGCTCCCACGCTGGAAGCTTTATCTGGCCAAGTGGCTGGGACATGCCGTATGGATCGCCGCCTACAGCGCGGTTCTGTTCGTCGCCATGGTGTGGATCGTCCACGGCGCCACCGGCCTCCACCTGTTCGTAGAAGATTGGCTGCGGGGCTTCGCCTTGTTTATCTGGATGCCGCTCTTGCTTCTCACCCTGTCCATGCTAGGCTCCGTTTATTTGCCGATGCTTGGAAACGGCATCTGCTCAGCCCTGCTGTACGGGCTTGCGCTCTTCAGCGGTCTCATCGAAGGGATATCAAGCGAAGGAGGAACGCTGCTCGGCATGGAAAAATTCACCCTGCTGACCGGACTGATCGTGCCGACCGACTCGGTCTACCGGAGAAGTTTATACGAGCTTTTGGGCGGATCGGACTGGGCCGGACTGACGAGCACCTATTTAGGCCCCTTCTCCATCCCGACCGTTCCCTCGAACGCCTTTCTCTTTTATACGGTCGTCTATGCGGCGGTGCTGCTCCTGCTCGGATGCAGGGCGTTCAGCCGGAAGGACCTGTAG
- a CDS encoding phytanoyl-CoA dioxygenase family protein: MAYALKCLTEEQKNKFDNEGFLIVKGLYDPQQLQEIKDTFEEIGRTGVPGYYEPDMTAGADEPLKRFPRVMHPHRFNDTAKRYMLHGPALAVLEDLYGEPPLAAQSMFYYKPPGAKGQALHQDNFYLKVEPGNCIAAWTAVDEADEENGGMLVVPKTQDYEIVCPEHADAKESFTTHFVKPPKDQKAVPVVMEPGDVLFFNGNLIHGSYRNKTKDRFRRAFICHYANASATRIGQYYRPLYHADGTEVELALNADGGPCGVEFETLYPH; this comes from the coding sequence ATGGCATATGCGCTTAAATGCTTGACCGAGGAACAAAAAAATAAGTTCGACAATGAGGGCTTTCTAATCGTAAAAGGGCTATACGATCCGCAGCAGCTGCAGGAAATCAAGGATACCTTCGAAGAAATCGGACGCACTGGCGTGCCGGGTTACTACGAACCGGACATGACTGCGGGCGCAGACGAACCGCTGAAGCGATTCCCGAGGGTCATGCACCCGCACCGATTCAACGACACGGCGAAGCGGTACATGCTGCACGGGCCGGCGTTAGCCGTATTGGAGGATTTGTACGGGGAGCCGCCGCTGGCCGCGCAAAGTATGTTTTACTACAAGCCTCCAGGGGCCAAAGGCCAGGCGCTGCATCAGGACAACTTTTACTTGAAAGTGGAGCCTGGCAATTGCATCGCCGCATGGACCGCGGTCGACGAAGCGGACGAGGAGAACGGCGGCATGCTGGTCGTGCCGAAAACGCAGGATTACGAGATCGTATGTCCCGAACACGCCGACGCAAAGGAGTCGTTCACGACCCACTTCGTGAAGCCGCCGAAGGACCAAAAAGCGGTGCCCGTCGTCATGGAGCCGGGAGACGTGCTTTTTTTCAATGGGAACCTGATCCACGGATCGTACCGCAACAAGACGAAGGACCGGTTCCGCCGGGCGTTCATCTGCCACTATGCCAACGCGTCCGCTACGCGCATCGGCCAATATTACCGGCCATTGTATCATGCAGACGGAACGGAAGTGGAGCTGGCACTGAACGCCGACGGGGGACCCTGCGGCGTCGAATTCGAGACGTTGTACCCGCATTGA
- a CDS encoding helix-turn-helix domain-containing protein, which produces MENYDEPSRYSGFSSGNIIAGHFQVDDSYATSRPQGMEDWLIAYTLDGSGFFAIPGEKKNCARGDIVLLGPGTPHTYGTTKGDAWNFVWAHFAARSIGDKLLPAEPLSVLVLEPGSVQTRIYEAFRRVLSDSRERSEFWHDLCLNSLREILMLLAKGQSRKLDPRVVDAMHFLSEHMRSPVQIETLSKAIGLSPSRLSHLFKAQTGLSVIDALNRMRIRQAALLLEHTDRSASEVAYDVGFHNYNHFMNQFRKWAGTNPSAFRLQQRPDGG; this is translated from the coding sequence GTGGAAAATTACGACGAGCCGTCTCGATATAGCGGATTTTCCTCGGGCAACATCATCGCCGGGCATTTTCAGGTCGACGACAGCTATGCAACCAGCCGGCCCCAAGGGATGGAAGATTGGCTGATTGCCTACACGCTCGACGGCAGCGGCTTCTTCGCGATTCCCGGCGAAAAGAAAAATTGCGCGCGCGGGGATATCGTCCTGCTGGGTCCCGGCACGCCTCATACGTACGGCACGACAAAGGGCGATGCCTGGAATTTCGTATGGGCGCATTTTGCCGCCCGGTCGATCGGGGACAAGCTGCTGCCGGCCGAGCCGTTATCTGTGCTAGTGTTGGAGCCCGGTTCCGTGCAAACGAGAATATACGAGGCTTTCAGAAGGGTTCTATCCGATTCGCGAGAAAGAAGCGAGTTCTGGCACGACCTGTGCCTGAACTCGCTGCGCGAAATTTTAATGCTGCTGGCGAAGGGGCAGAGCCGCAAGCTCGATCCGCGGGTCGTGGATGCCATGCATTTTTTGTCGGAGCATATGCGCAGCCCCGTTCAAATCGAGACGCTGTCGAAGGCAATCGGACTATCGCCCTCCCGTTTGTCGCATTTGTTCAAAGCGCAAACGGGTTTGTCCGTCATCGACGCGCTCAACCGGATGCGGATCCGGCAGGCCGCACTGCTTCTGGAGCATACGGACCGCAGCGCCTCGGAGGTCGCCTACGACGTCGGCTTCCACAATTACAATCACTTCATGAATCAATTCCGTAAATGGGCCGGTACGAATCCAAGCGCATTCAGATTGCAGCAGCGGCCGGACGGCGGATGA
- a CDS encoding IS1595 family transposase — MTSRISIRDSLPVYSEDDCESALFAAKWPHGFRCPRCAHPYYYEVSSRGRRLFECRSCRHQTSITAGTVLEGSRTPLTKWFHAMYLMQLGISAKLLAELIQVTYKTAWLINHKLRHAIGQWDRDRPLEGAVQLLGEYYGYEYHRHLGSSNAQQTLKPQPIVVGATLDESDQFVHLKMKAVDGPEGNDTTRRGVADGEEAAERFVQRHVAGGLAAGHMKKLEPGHRGRSPLHFAWREAVKWLSWTFGGIGPKHLQAYLNEFCFRLTCRGALLAELIGCCGTRNRITYRGLVGPRSGIRPLKWGYRRPAQQQDRRAV, encoded by the coding sequence ATGACCAGCCGCATTTCGATTCGGGATTCTCTGCCGGTCTATAGCGAGGACGATTGCGAGAGCGCGCTTTTCGCCGCCAAATGGCCGCATGGCTTTCGCTGTCCCCGCTGCGCGCATCCATATTACTATGAGGTTTCTTCTCGCGGTAGGCGGCTTTTCGAATGCCGCTCGTGCCGCCATCAGACCTCCATCACGGCCGGCACGGTGTTGGAAGGCTCCCGTACGCCGCTGACGAAGTGGTTCCATGCGATGTACCTCATGCAGCTTGGCATCAGCGCCAAGCTGCTTGCCGAGCTGATCCAGGTGACATACAAGACCGCTTGGCTGATCAATCATAAGCTTCGCCATGCCATCGGCCAGTGGGATCGCGACCGTCCACTCGAAGGGGCCGTGCAACTGCTCGGCGAATATTACGGCTATGAATACCATCGTCATCTCGGCAGCTCCAATGCCCAACAGACATTAAAGCCCCAGCCGATCGTGGTAGGCGCCACCCTCGATGAGTCGGACCAGTTCGTCCATCTCAAAATGAAAGCCGTCGACGGTCCCGAAGGGAACGATACGACGAGGAGAGGCGTTGCGGACGGCGAGGAAGCAGCGGAGCGTTTTGTGCAAAGACATGTCGCCGGCGGGCTTGCCGCAGGACATATGAAGAAGCTCGAGCCCGGCCACCGTGGACGGTCGCCGCTCCATTTTGCTTGGAGAGAAGCAGTAAAATGGCTGTCCTGGACGTTCGGCGGAATCGGCCCTAAGCATTTGCAAGCCTATCTGAACGAATTCTGTTTTCGTTTGACGTGCCGCGGCGCGTTATTGGCCGAGCTCATCGGATGCTGCGGGACGCGAAACAGAATTACTTATCGAGGTCTGGTAGGCCCAAGATCGGGCATTCGTCCACTAAAGTGGGGTTACAGGCGCCCGGCGCAACAACAGGATCGGCGTGCCGTTTAG
- a CDS encoding phytanoyl-CoA dioxygenase family protein has translation MNRENDRKQLDIPALKGQFEEQGYLLLPGVLNEDRVRRLNEAVDAVLAEEEESLSYNIYNSVERHPEFLSLIDEPTILPLVVNLLGYNIQLHISHLTVRKPNPELKQTATNSFIDWHQDGPHPQFPKTNGLTATYYIKACYVLSDMSEPNRGNTKLIPGSHRRPFNPNQKDVNIALEDEVQLCGKPGDVFLFAQNVWHAGAPNTSSYTRRQLFMGYSPLWMRPIDYHQASDKLLEGADQVRRQLLGSISDDKFKYYVPQESMVPLKALYQD, from the coding sequence GTGAATCGAGAGAACGACCGCAAGCAGCTGGACATACCGGCGCTGAAGGGACAGTTCGAGGAACAAGGCTATCTGCTGCTGCCGGGCGTATTGAACGAGGATCGGGTTCGGCGGCTTAACGAGGCAGTGGACGCTGTATTGGCGGAGGAAGAGGAGAGCCTGTCCTATAACATTTATAACAGCGTGGAGCGCCATCCGGAATTTTTGTCGCTGATCGACGAGCCGACGATCCTGCCGCTGGTCGTGAATCTGCTAGGCTACAACATCCAGCTTCATATCTCTCATTTGACGGTAAGAAAGCCGAATCCCGAGCTGAAGCAAACGGCGACGAACAGCTTTATCGACTGGCATCAGGACGGTCCGCATCCGCAGTTCCCTAAGACGAACGGACTGACCGCAACGTATTATATTAAGGCCTGCTACGTGCTAAGCGATATGTCGGAGCCGAACCGGGGCAATACGAAGCTGATCCCGGGCAGTCACAGAAGGCCTTTTAATCCGAACCAAAAGGACGTCAATATCGCACTAGAAGATGAGGTGCAGCTGTGCGGCAAGCCGGGGGACGTGTTTCTGTTCGCGCAAAACGTGTGGCATGCCGGTGCGCCCAATACGTCATCGTATACCCGCCGCCAGCTGTTTATGGGCTACAGTCCGCTCTGGATGCGGCCGATCGATTACCATCAAGCTTCCGATAAGCTGCTTGAAGGCGCGGACCAGGTCCGGCGGCAGCTGCTCGGCAGCATCAGCGACGATAAATTCAAATATTACGTCCCGCAGGAATCCATGGTTCCGCTCAAGGCGCTGTACCAGGACTGA
- a CDS encoding extracellular solute-binding protein, producing the protein MSSNSIKRASALLTSFALLGAVVSGCGNGGNSEASSPPASSSSASNPASTEAASPSASANPEKKIKLEVIETGNNLPPPDQDIIKKELDKALNVDFNLTVYASGDDYKNQLNVRMASGNFPDLFALDRQQLIEFSKQGLLLDLTPYMDRLKQVSTFIGEENVKKGAVGGKVYAISKSSQIPYNTYFIRKDWLDSLNLEVPKTIEDLKTVAAAFTNDDPDKNGKKDTFGLTGAELNGAFAPVFGAFGVGSPGSVYEKDGKLVNALYDPAMKDALAFIKDMIATGSVDPELLANTAMQHQEKAFKGQAGIIWIDWPNMTKENMIEQIKAVNPKAEWIQIEPPAGPAGKFDGSWEIGNTPGRYAIPKALEKDPEKLQRVFDLLNYVSDPKTGSLLVQFGVEGMHFTKDGDKIVMTDKAGEVGYSWLYQFTGRPEMSYLQTKFVPQAEFIKFAGDQPRIQTLNGFVDLPEGYVASDADRYIKEELAKFAYGQRDLGEYDKFLKTLETTMKYKLFMDAAQEQLTALGYGNK; encoded by the coding sequence ATGTCCTCGAATTCCATCAAACGGGCGTCCGCTCTATTGACGTCCTTCGCGTTGCTCGGCGCCGTCGTCTCAGGGTGCGGCAACGGAGGCAACAGCGAAGCCTCCTCGCCGCCTGCAAGCTCGTCGTCCGCATCGAATCCGGCAAGCACGGAGGCCGCTTCGCCCTCGGCCAGCGCCAATCCCGAGAAAAAGATCAAGCTTGAGGTCATCGAGACCGGCAATAACCTGCCTCCGCCCGACCAGGACATTATCAAGAAGGAACTGGACAAAGCGCTTAACGTCGATTTTAACCTGACCGTATACGCTTCCGGCGACGACTACAAAAATCAGCTGAACGTCCGGATGGCTTCCGGCAACTTCCCGGATCTGTTCGCGCTCGACCGGCAGCAGCTGATCGAATTTTCCAAGCAGGGCTTGCTTCTGGACTTGACGCCCTACATGGACCGTCTGAAGCAGGTCAGCACCTTTATCGGAGAGGAGAACGTCAAGAAGGGGGCGGTCGGCGGGAAAGTTTACGCGATCTCCAAAAGCTCGCAGATCCCCTACAACACGTACTTCATCCGCAAGGATTGGCTCGACAGCTTGAATCTGGAGGTGCCGAAAACCATTGAGGACCTGAAAACCGTCGCGGCCGCCTTTACGAACGACGATCCGGACAAGAACGGAAAGAAGGATACGTTCGGTCTGACGGGTGCCGAGCTGAACGGGGCGTTCGCGCCAGTATTCGGCGCCTTCGGCGTCGGCTCGCCCGGCTCGGTCTACGAAAAGGACGGCAAGCTCGTGAACGCGCTGTACGACCCGGCCATGAAGGACGCGCTCGCCTTCATCAAGGACATGATCGCGACGGGCTCCGTCGATCCGGAGCTGCTGGCCAATACGGCGATGCAGCATCAGGAAAAAGCGTTCAAGGGCCAGGCCGGCATCATCTGGATCGACTGGCCGAACATGACAAAGGAAAACATGATCGAGCAGATCAAAGCCGTCAATCCGAAAGCGGAATGGATTCAGATCGAGCCGCCGGCAGGCCCGGCCGGAAAATTCGACGGATCCTGGGAAATCGGCAACACGCCGGGACGGTACGCGATCCCGAAGGCGCTCGAGAAGGACCCGGAGAAGCTGCAGCGCGTATTCGATCTGCTGAACTACGTGTCCGATCCGAAGACCGGATCGCTGCTCGTGCAGTTTGGCGTCGAAGGCATGCATTTCACGAAGGATGGCGACAAAATCGTCATGACGGATAAGGCGGGCGAAGTCGGCTATTCGTGGCTTTACCAGTTTACCGGACGTCCCGAAATGTCGTATTTGCAGACGAAATTCGTGCCGCAGGCCGAATTTATCAAATTTGCGGGCGATCAGCCGCGAATTCAAACGCTGAACGGCTTCGTCGATCTTCCCGAGGGCTATGTCGCCTCCGACGCAGACCGCTATATCAAGGAAGAGCTGGCGAAGTTCGCTTATGGGCAGCGGGACCTGGGTGAGTACGACAAATTTCTGAAAACGCTCGAAACGACGATGAAATATAAGTTGTTCATGGATGCGGCTCAGGAGCAGCTCACCGCGCTAGGTTACGGAAACAAATAA
- a CDS encoding carbohydrate ABC transporter permease, with protein MVKGLEDRLFNVFVYAVLVFCALLAIFPILYVVSVSITPFGEVLRNGGFILIPRDVTFSAYKTLLTQSNLPQAFKITVLITVVGTAVNLILTGLMAYPLSRKNLPGRRIFLLMIVFTLIFSGGLIPTYLIVKSVGLIDSIWAMILPNAIWSFNVLIMKSFFEGLPEELFESARIDGAKEFRILFQIVTPLSIPVIMTIGLFYLVGHWNEFFQAIFYVTDRTLFPLQVIVREILMQSQQTLENADNITPTQTLQMAAVMIASLPVLVVYPFIQKYFTKGMLLGSIKG; from the coding sequence ATGGTAAAAGGCCTGGAAGACAGACTGTTTAACGTCTTCGTCTACGCCGTGCTCGTCTTTTGCGCCTTGTTGGCCATATTTCCGATCCTGTACGTCGTCTCCGTATCGATCACGCCCTTCGGAGAGGTGCTGCGCAACGGCGGATTTATCCTCATCCCGAGGGACGTGACCTTTTCGGCCTACAAAACGCTGCTGACGCAGTCGAATCTGCCCCAGGCGTTTAAAATCACCGTACTCATCACCGTTGTCGGCACCGCGGTCAACCTGATTTTAACGGGTCTGATGGCGTATCCGCTCAGTCGCAAAAATTTGCCGGGCCGCCGGATCTTCCTGCTCATGATCGTGTTCACGCTGATTTTCAGCGGCGGCCTCATTCCGACTTACCTGATCGTCAAGTCCGTCGGATTGATCGATTCGATCTGGGCGATGATTTTGCCGAACGCGATATGGAGCTTTAATGTTCTGATCATGAAAAGCTTTTTCGAGGGCCTGCCCGAGGAGCTGTTCGAATCCGCCCGCATAGACGGGGCGAAGGAGTTCCGCATCCTGTTTCAAATCGTGACGCCGCTGTCGATTCCCGTGATCATGACGATCGGCTTGTTCTATCTCGTCGGCCACTGGAACGAATTTTTTCAGGCGATCTTCTACGTGACAGACCGAACGCTGTTCCCGCTCCAGGTGATCGTGCGCGAGATTCTGATGCAGAGCCAGCAGACGCTCGAAAACGCCGACAATATCACGCCCACCCAGACGCTGCAGATGGCCGCCGTCATGATCGCCAGCTTGCCGGTGCTCGTCGTCTATCCGTTTATCCAAAAATACTTTACCAAAGGCATGCTGCTCGGCTCGATCAAAGGGTGA
- a CDS encoding ABC transporter permease — protein sequence MALTVLRKYWPFYVMLLPGVLFYLIFRYFPMYGMVIAFKDFSMMDGILHSPWANPWYKHFETFYQSPYFGELLRNTLLISLYKLVWGTIPPILLALLLNECRIRWLRTVVQTLTYMPHFLSWVIIFGILIALFSQNGGIVNRWIVEAGGSSFPFLTSTQTFRSVLVGSEVWQNLGWGAIIYLAAMAGIDPTLYEAARVDGAGRFRMIWHITIPGIRSVIVLLFILKLGHLLDAGFDQIYILYNIQVYPVADILDTWVYRTGLQQLNFSLASAVGLFKSLIGMALVLFANNVAKRWGEGIW from the coding sequence ATGGCACTCACTGTCCTGCGAAAATATTGGCCCTTTTATGTCATGCTGCTGCCCGGCGTCTTATTTTACCTCATCTTCCGGTACTTCCCGATGTACGGCATGGTAATCGCCTTCAAGGATTTCTCGATGATGGACGGTATTTTGCACAGCCCTTGGGCCAATCCCTGGTACAAGCATTTTGAAACGTTCTATCAGTCGCCCTACTTCGGGGAATTGCTGAGGAATACGCTGCTGATCAGCCTATACAAGCTTGTATGGGGCACGATCCCGCCGATCCTGCTCGCGCTGCTGCTGAACGAATGCCGGATTCGCTGGCTGCGGACTGTCGTTCAGACGCTGACCTATATGCCTCATTTTCTGTCCTGGGTCATTATCTTCGGCATTTTGATCGCGCTGTTTTCGCAAAACGGCGGCATCGTGAACCGGTGGATCGTCGAGGCCGGCGGCAGCTCGTTTCCTTTTCTGACGTCGACCCAGACGTTTCGCAGCGTGCTCGTCGGTTCGGAGGTTTGGCAAAATCTCGGCTGGGGAGCGATCATCTACCTGGCGGCGATGGCGGGCATCGATCCGACGTTGTACGAAGCGGCCAGAGTGGACGGCGCGGGCCGCTTCCGGATGATCTGGCATATTACGATTCCCGGCATCCGCAGCGTCATCGTCCTGCTTTTTATTTTAAAGCTCGGCCATCTGCTCGACGCCGGCTTCGACCAGATTTACATTCTCTACAATATTCAGGTGTATCCGGTCGCCGATATTTTGGACACCTGGGTTTACCGAACGGGTTTGCAACAGCTCAATTTCAGCCTTGCCTCCGCAGTCGGGCTGTTTAAATCGCTGATCGGCATGGCGCTCGTCCTGTTCGCCAACAACGTGGCCAAGAGATGGGGGGAAGGGATATGGTAA